GCTTATGACACAATAAACCACTTCTCTCGCTTTCTCTCCTGCAACCAATCATCACTTTTCCACTCTCTATTCATCGGCCAAAGGCAACAATTGCCTCGTTTGCTCGGGGTATGCAATCATAATCTTTTCTTTCCTGTATTGCGATTCAAAGTAAACTAACACAGCGACGTAGATATTTCTTTTGATCGCTAGGCTCAGGTCCGGTTCTCGACCATGCCTATCGAAAGAATCGACCTTGAGGCACAATCAGAGACCGATGACgttttatttctttctgAAGAATCTAGTGGGACTTTTGAGCGTCGAAGGCGTCTCTCATCTTGCACAATTGGAGATGAGGACACCAGCAGTCACTCAAACACCTCAGCCCGTCTTCTCGAACAGGGCGAACTTGAGCTCAAGGCAATGAGGCTACTGAATACGACTATACAAGCAGGTTCCTTTCTCGGAGTACGCCAATTCTTTTCTGGGAAATATCTTGTTGAGTTTATTCTGGTCAAAATTCTGGTTCGATGCCGGTCTACAGACGCGATCAAAATCCGTGGCAcacccttcttgagaaaTCGCTCGGCTTTAGCAAAGCTtccaaagaagccaaacGAAGTCTGCATGCTGATATGCAGAGATAGTGACACGAACAACGAAGAGGTCACAGACATCAGTCCATCACAAGTGGTTCAAGTGCACCCACTGCTCATCACTAACGCGAAATACCCCAATTTCAACCGGGTTGTCTTCAATCCACAACATCCCGCAGAAAGGGGCCGACCGAATGTGCAGTCCACACACTTGACCTGCCGCTAGAAGCTGGAGGTTTGTTACGCTGGACAAGGGAGCCGTAGGAAGCAGGTTGAAGAATCTCTTGTTCGCGTTGACTCCAGCGAAGTCTCACGGAGAGAATATAGAATTTCCAACGAGATACTCCGCAACAGATGGCGAGGAACTACCGCCAAAGGAGGCTCATGGAACCCCTTTTCAGGCGGTCACCATATTGACCTGGAGTCAGAGCGGTCCAACGAAGGAGATCGAAGCCACGGTCAGCAGTACACGATATTTGACTCTTGTTCCGGTGCTGGCGGAGTGTCGCGAGGAGCCCTCATGGCTGGCTTCAGAGTTCGATATGCGTTGGACAAAGCACCGGAGGTTTGGGATACCTACCAAGCAAACTTCCCTGGAACCGAACTATACAAGATGTCCCTTGACCAATTTCTATCCAGCGCGCAGACGAGTCATATGCGAGTTGATGTTCTACACTTTTCTCCGCCATGTCAATTCTTTTCGCCAGCACACACGCACGCATCAGAACATGATGATGCGAATATTTTCGCATTGTATGGCTGCAATCAACTACTCAAGAAGTTGCGTCCCCGTATCATCACCGTGGAACAGACATTCGGGCTTACGCATGACCGGCACGAGGAGTACTTTAATGGCTTCCTTGGGGACTTCACACAGCATGGCTACTCCATACGCTGGAGAGTCATAAGGCTTTGCACGTGGGGAGCTGCTCAAGATCGGAGACGCCTAATCATCATTGCCGCTGCACCTGGCGAGAGAATTCCAACCTTCCCCCAGGCTACACACAGTCAGGAGGGTGGCAACGGACTATTGCCCTACAACAGCATCGGAAAGGCGCTAAGGGACATCCGCGCAGGAGACGATCTTCATGACCTTGATAATGTCCATTATTTCGATCCACTACGAGCGCCATATGACCCGGAACGCCTGGCAGGGACTATCACCACTGGCGGAGGTTACTTTTACTACCCTGACGGCTCACGAAAGCTCACTCTGAGAGAGTATGCAAGCTTGCAAGGATTCCCCAAGTCACATCAGTTCCTCGGTACTAAAACATCCATCAAACGGCAAATCGGAAATGCGTTTCCCCCAAACACAGTTCGTGTTCTCTACAAGCACTTAGAACAATGGCTCTTAAACGAAGACCGCATGAAACCATTCACCAACAACCAGGACGCCATTCTCATTGAGGATGATTCCGATACACCACCCAATCTTACAGATGATTCTGAGGATAGGCCACGCCACTTTCCGGATATGATGGACGGAAATATTGTTGAGACTTTCGATATACAACAACATCGACGCGGCAGAGACCCTTGGGCAGTCGAGGACATGGTGATTGACTTGACCTAGCTCCTGGGCAGGTTTGGTCAAGACAAAATGGTACGGAGAACGAGATCAGTGGTTACTGGTTTAGTATTGTAGCAACCTGGAAACTAGACGACAGTTTTTCTCCCTGGAAAGGTCACGATGTGGTAGATAACTGTTCTGATCGAGCTTTAGATACTTAAGGTAGCCGTCACGAATACCAGTGTTTGATTACTTTACATTAGTACCTTACCTGGCACACCCGCCCTGGGGTCTGAGATATCCTTTGTAAGAGAGAGCCGATCTTGAACTAGCACCTGCTGCCACTGCCCTCTCTTTTTTTGCTCACGAAAACCCCCCCCTCAACTTTTGACAGTGATTCACAGCTGGCGGGCAGTGATTCACAGCGCGTCGGGTGCCTGCCGGCAGCCCCAGATGGGCACCTTCTTATAATAACAAACGGCGAGTGCAAacgcttctcctccttcctTCATCCTTCCTTGCATGCTTCTGCCTTAGGTTGGCTATATGTATCTTCTCCTAGCTCCCGCTTCCACCCTTGcttcttccatcatcatcttcttccatcatcatcttcttctctcgaTGCTTTGACGAGTCTTTAAGTCAATACTACTTTGGACCACCTAGAGGCTAGGCATCTAAGACATCTTGTTCCGACGGCAGTTCGCGCTTTACTAGGTCACTCAATTTCTACTGCTGTTACGTCTTGTTGCTATTCTTCTGATATGGCGCCATCTGCTCCTATCATGTCGGCCCCTGTAGGACGAAGTGTTCATACGTCCGGAAATGTGAGTTTTGATCATCTAACCACGCGAATTATGTCACTGACATTGTACTCTTAGAAGCCACTGGAACCATTGTACGCCCTGTCTGTAAGCGAGTATGTGAACAGACACGAGAATGGTACTATAATCGAACAGCGCAACGAGGAGACGATTTTGAAACGGTTCAATGATCTTCGGACCTCTTTCAAAGCCTGGCCTATAGCGCAAATTGATTGCTTGGCAAATCCTTTTACGACGACCTGGCTCCTCCTTGTCCCGGTCCCTAAACAATCTGAAGACCTCATCTTTCCCGCTCTCACCGACAACTTCCGCATCGAGTTTGAAGAAAGAATAAAGCTTTCGAACAGGACTTATTCTCTTGTCAATTTGTCAGCAACTCGCGTGAAAAACCCGTACGAGGATATGGAGAGCACCGTCGGCCCAGAGATCGTGAAATGTGCGGCCTTCAACGTCCAGGTTCCACGTGCGGTGAAGAATGAGGAAGGCGATCAAGAGATTCTCGAGTTGATGAACCACATGGAGACAGCCTCTACACTCGATGATTTTGAAAGCCTAACCTTGGACCAAACATCCCAGAAAAATATCTTCATTACATGGGACACGTTTTCTAACACCTATGAGGCCGAACTTGCCGCGATGCATCGCCTGACAGGCGATTGCCAGCTTGAAAGCCGGCAAATCAGTCAAAAATGCAAGGCTGCTTTTGAGATGATCCTAAACTTTGAAGGATCAAAAAAGACAATTGTCAATCTGCATAGCATCTTCCCTCACCTTCGCAATCCACGTCACCGGGATTATAGGGTTCGCTATAGTCTTCTGCGAAGATTCCGATCCTTCAATAAGGATCACATGGCCGCCTTTGATGGCCTAAAGGCCATACCGAATGGTCTCTACTTTGTTAATGGATGTCCCGGTGCGGGCAAGACAGAGTGGAATATGGTCGTTTCTGCTTTGATACAGTCAGTACGTCGCCCAGGTGCCAAAAAGCGGTATAACCCTATCCTGTTTCTTGTTGACCTCAACAAAAccgttgatgatgctgcgGACCGCTACTGGAACTTGGCAAAGGAGTGtggtcttcatcttcgcatCATTCGAATGCACGGTTGGCCTTACGAAATGAAGAACAGCGAGAGACTGGGCAAAAACCAGGCGCAAGACTGTGACCAACAAACGGACTTCACGAGAAAGTTTCTGACAACTGCCAGCATCGAGAAGACTTTGAACGCCGGAAGAAACCCCAACAAGGCGCCAACGCTGGATGAAGCTGCTTGGGACTACTATGAAAAGCACAAACATGGTGGGTTTGTAGCGCTCAAGAAAGTACTCTCCAGAATGGAGGCTAATGACGCCTTGGACCACGACGAATGGAAATGTCTGAGAAATGAAGTCACGAAACTATACACCGCGGTTTTGAAGCAAGCGGACTTCATAGCGACAACGCCTGTGGCCGCATATGGCGGCTTCTCGAAACTCTTTAAGCCGGATATTATCTTCGTGGATGAAGCGCCACATGCAAGGGAGTTGACAACACTGATTCCGATTGCATTCTTCGAACCCTTTGCTTGGATTTTTACGGGTGATGTCAATCAGACCCGCCCCTTCGTGAAGAGTGGTGATGCACGGGATGCCCTGAAGAAAGGCCTTGAGGTAAATCCGTATTCTGAGCAGCTGCGTCTTAGTCTCATGGCAAGGGCCAATAGACTGGGGGCGATCAATAGTTCATTGTTGATCAACAAGCGAGCGCATGGCAACTTGCACAAGCTGCCGTCGGATCTCTTCTATGGCGGAAAGATGTCTTCTGATTACCCATCATCGATGCAGTTCCCGGAAACCGTTAGCTACCTAAGACGGCACCTTGAGGCCTTCGGTAGTGGACGAAGACTGAACGCGAACCGGGCTATTATTGCCCTTTCGGCGAGCAAAGAGGAAAGCCATTGTCACAGTTTCTGGAACCCTGTGAATCATCGTTGGGTGTTGGCTGAAGTTAAAAAGCTTTTGCAGGACCCGTCATTTCGAACCATTACGGACAGTCAGCAGCCCGGACGTGTGATGATCCAGACACCATATAGTGTCTCCATGCGTCAGTATGCATATGTGGTTAAAGGCTGGCCAATTGAGTGGCAGGAGAGGACAGAAGTCTTGACGGTAGACAAGGCTCAAGGTAATCAGGCAGATGTGGTTTTCCTCGATATGGTGAGAACCACGAAGCCCGGCTTCATGGACGAGGCACAACGCCTCAACGTGGCAATAACCAGAGCCAGACAAGCGGAAATTGTCCTGATGCACCCTGCAATGACTTTTCGCCTACGTCAGGGTAAGCGGGTACCGACTGATTACACTTCAAAGGTCTGGGAGGATGCAGTTGCGAACGATCGCTTATTCGTGGTCTGACTGTGAAGTCTTCAAGAGGAATTTGAtatgatgaggagaagcatACCTGATGGTGTTTGTAGCTGTTTGAGCACTTGAAGTTCAGTTGGTTGATAGGTCAAATTGGGTCTGTTGTCTTGTTGTTAATTAAAGGAAGCTTGGTTGCACCAAAACTGGAGTGGTACTTGTATCGAAGCTTGTACGCTATTTTCTAGAGAAGGTTGAATGAAAGAGAAGTTGTCGACAATTATTGCTACCTACTGACTTCGTCAAGAGATGAAGTCAAAACAAGGTCACAGTACCCCGATGGACTAGTGTCTTGGAGGCAATCGAGCCACACTGGGGTCGGTGTTGTGGTGGGGACATGGCTTGGCAACAACCTCGGGATTTCGTGAAGCATGAATGTTTGATTTAGAAATTGGAACAAATCTTCTTGTCTATTTTCACTGTTTGTAAGACGACGCGAAATGGACGGGGATGTACAGCGCAACGAATGATAGTGCTGACTTGAATAAACCAGGATCGGCTCAGGATATTCCCATGGAAGAGAAGCCAAGAATAAGGGTCCAATGGAGTATCTAGGTATGTAGAACAATGCAGGGTCTGAGGATTGACAAGACATCCATCCTTTTTATCAGAGGCCGGTCCACTCTTCGTGTGATTGATCTGACTAGTCTGAGTACTTACTCAGGCCTTTaactatttattactttttacATTTGCTCGATTCCATATGACTTGATAAATTTTCAACCCCAGTCATGTATCCTATCCCTTACGATGGATAATAATTACATTTTATCAAAGAGCGAGAGTAACGGAATGACAATAATCTCGCACGATCAGTGCCATCAGACTGATCCGAAATGGCGCCAATTCTCGAGCCTTGCCTTACTCGCACTCGCTCACGAACACTGGAGAGGATCGGGCTGAGCCTTGGCTTGTAGGGCCAGCGAATAAGAACATCTTGCAAATACAGTGCTATCAGATCTAATGCTGCATTGCCATGGCCAGTAACTGGAGCGGCTTAGGTAATGTAAGCTGGTTGAGAGTCGTAGCGCTTCACGAGGCTTGAGCAAAGAGGAAATTATGCAGCCAATTTGACGGTTCTTTGAGTAATCTTTGCTCTTTTGATAATCACGAAtgaatttatttatagaatTTTGCTGCAAATTACCATCGGCATTATGGGGCCAGTAGCTTGAGACCAGCTGCTTGACGAAACCCGCGGTCGAATGAAAACAGGGAACAGTGACATCGTCTCCCGATGTGACGATGTGATTGTTGCTAAAGCTGCTCATCTTCAAAAGGAAACAAGATGAGACAGACTGAGAGAAAAGGTCTTGACGTAGTAAGTGAGATAGATGAGCTGAAAATTATAGACAGCACTGTTGAAGTCGAGTGATCAAATTGAGTTGAAACTGAGTGACCCTGATGACGCCAGGGGTGAGTTGACACTAACTCGAGATGAGTGTGGCTTAGACTGACGGAGCTTCGGACGGGAAGCGGGGCCTAAATAACGCCCTGTCCAATGAAATCTCGCCCCGTTGAGCCACTTTAATCTggcaaggggaggcaagaaaactgAGGACCTCTATTCTAGTGACAAAAAGAATTAGGCATAATTTGGTGTAGATTTTGTGGATTCTAGATTATATATTTTTGACATCTTCGTCCAacgtcagaagttttcttgctccctggggGCCTGGGCAGTTGAAGACGTTGGAGCCCTGAAAAGGCGCGATAAAAACCAATTGTCAGAAGGTGCTTCAGAGGGCCGTTGCTTTGCGCTTGCCCGCTGACGACTACCCCCGGAATCCCGCCATGTCATTGCATCTCACTCATGCATGAATCTGTCTCTCACAACGATCGATCATGAGTACACTAACTATCCAACAGCTAAAGTGATCATCCCTTAATCCCCACCATATCTTCCGATTCATCGACTGGACCCTTTTAACAAAGCACAAGCCTTCCACGAGGCTCGCTGTGTCTCGCGCGACTGCGACGGCGGCCTCCCAAGACCCAAGCATCCAGTGTTATACCGGCCACCCCGCCCCAGTAACCTAACCCAGCAATACGACAAGAAGAATCACCACTCGATTAGCTGTCCCAATTCTCAGCTACCATCAGCTCTCGCCGGCTGCTGCTGGCTACCTCCGCATTCGCCACTTATTCCTCGAACCCGGTGTGGTCCAATTCGATGGATACTCTGCGATGTCTAAGTGGGAGGAAGAGCCATGCAATGGGCAATCTCGAAACCAGAGGCGTCGTGTTGAAACGCCAGCTTAGCGATGGAGGAATTGCGGGTGTTGTTGTCGGTGTTATCGTGGGCATTGCGCTTGTTGTTCTTTGCTCGTATCCCTTTATCATCCGCCGCATCAGACGCCGAAAACAAACATCTCTTCATGGCCCCCCCGACACGAACGACCCGGAGACTGGCGAGGTTCCAGCAACTGGAGCCCCGGGGATAGACGATAATCAACGCCGCCTGTCCTCACAAGACTCTTTCAAACCTTCAGGGGAAAATACGCGTGGAGGAGTTGATGGATCTGTCAAAGACTTGGATTGGACAGCCCACGATGGCTTTTTGCAGCAAACCaatggacaaggtcaaccAGACTATGTTCCCCGAATCGACACTAATTTACCTTCTTACGGCTTTGGAAATGCTCAGCCAACTGCCAACGACTCAATACCGCGCTCAGCGCCGTTCGGCTCTGACGAGAATCATCATGAAGAGTACATGCCGCAGTCTATTGGTGATGCACCCCGTGCTGTTCTTAATGGGACCAGTGCGGACTACTATAGCCCATCAGTCCCTTCGGAGGCATTTGGCATGTTTTCGACTGAGGAACCTCGACCTCAACCTGAACGCTCATGGTCGCGTGGGAGCTCCTTgagatataatttaaaaCAGATGTTTAGTCGCAAGAGCACGCGCGATCAGTCTCTTAACTCACCAACATCGCAATCCCTGGCTGAATACTTCGAAGGCGTGCCAAGAGCACAGGATGGAAGTCTTCAACGGATTACTACAGCAGGAAGACCGACCGAGTCTCCTACTGACATGACTGCTCCGGCTACCGATTCTTTGCCGGTACCTTCATCTACCCAAGCCTTGGGCTCCCCGATTGCTTTGCCATCTACCCTGCCAAAGGGGGCTGTGCAAAGTCCCCCAGATTCCCCACCGACcaccttcaacttcaacgcGTCCCAATCCCCTCCTAGCCACCCAGCTCCTGGTACCGTGAACCCCATGGATATCATGCCTGCATCGACAGAAACCGAAGTATGGCACAGGAACGACTACCAATTATATGTATCGCAATCCTCACCCAACCAGCCGCCCCCCTCAGCAGGGCCTGCCACGCATGAAGGACCTGTGGACTCACCCTCGCCATTAACACTACCTCCTAGtgatcctcatcctcagcctGTACCCATAGTTCACTCTCCTACACCGACCCAGAGTCAAATAGCGTTTAAAACGGAGGAGATCGATGACAATCAGGATATCTCTATGTCTGAGATTCCAACGACCAACCACTTGAGTCCTCTCCCCGACAGTAGTGTTCGACACCCAAGCTATCCCTCCGATGCGTCTACCCCCCTGCCTGGACCGGCATTCACCAACCCGTCATCGCTCAGTACACCTGCAACACAGCTTGATACCCCTTCACCTCACTCTGGTACATCTTCCGACTACCGACATAGCGTGTCACCAGGAAACGCTGTAAGCAATCCGTCACCGAGCAATGGTTCACACGCATGTGATGAGCCTGGCTGTAACCAGGTGTTCGACCAGCCACACAAGCTCAAGTAAGTTTATCGTCGCTGGCTGATCGAAGTCGCTCATTAACCCGACAGGCATCATCAACGATATCATACGAAAGATCACAAATGCCCTTACCCGAACTGTGGCAAGGGATTCGGGACCAAAACCCATCTGCAGCGGCATGTCAATGATCGACatgagagaaagaagaagttccaTTGCGCCGTGCAAGGCTGTGACTACTCAAGGCAAGGGGGAAAGGGATTTCCTCGCAAGGATAACTGGAAACGACATATGACAAAGATTCACAACATGGATCAGAGACACCTCCCAGAACCTGTGGAAGTCGACCAGGAGATGGGCGGCACATAAGGGCATCTGCCTGCGACATCATCTTATTTGCTGCTGTAGATAGGGATACTCCCGCTGCATCTTGCACTGTACTATGTACCACCTGAATCGGCCACTGACTGACAAGCCTTAGCGCTTTGCTGGGCTCTTTGTTTACTTTCCTTTCTCATTTACAGCGATTTGATTCTTACACTCGTTCAAAGTTGGCATATCTGGGTATTAGAAGTCAAGGATTCAGCACAAAAATCAACGTTAGGACATTTAGGACTATTTGGGCGTTAGGTCATGGGAAAAGACACATTCATCTGACAACGGACGAGCCAGGCGTGTTCGTTCTTGGGTATCTATTAATTCGACAGTGTACAACCGAACTATTCCAATACAAAGAGTGCTATTGAGCATCATGGTTTCTGCCACATGCTCGCCCCCTTTAGCTTAGGTCTTTGATGATTTTCCTgacaagcttcttctgttcTCCCACATCCaatctcttctcatcagtcTCTAGTACTGCCCTCCCAACAGCAATGACCGTTTTCACATTCTCACTATCAACCCAGAACTTGCCATTGCGTCCTGTGGCTGTCTCAAATTGAAGACCCGCGTTACCGAGCTCTTCCAGCACCACAACCCGGCCTTCTTGCACACTCTTGGGCATCATCAGACGTCGAGCCATTCCAAGTGACACGGTGTAGAGCATTCCGCCTGTTAAAGGGCCTAGACCCTCGGATTTtcctgttgaagaagatacGCATTCAATCTCTGGGTCCATGTGGCGGTTGGCGAGAGCAATCCGTGCGTACACAAGTGCACCCGCGGTAAGTTGAGGACGGGTCTTCTTTGTGGCGCCTTCGAAAGAAAGTTGTGGTAGAAGAGCAGGCGCGGTATAATCGGAGAGAGTAACATAGAATAAGTCGGCGGCGCTGCGCTGGACGGTCCCGATGACGAGCTCACCGACGCGAGGGGTATACTGTCAATCGATGAGTCGACGGTCTACGGCCCGGAGCTAATTCAGAAGCGTACCTTTCCTCGAGCATTCTCTACACGAATTGCATTCTTTTGTCGATCAGTTACAAGTTGGCCAGCGAGTGTGGGAACGATGTCGTTGGGAGGCACATGTCGTAGGCCAGGACCGAGCCGCAGAGGCTTCTTAGGATGTGAAGGAATAAGAGACGGATCAATGATATCACCTGGCAGTACAAACACCGCATCAGATGCCATGATGGGAAACTTGACGAGCTTAATGCTTCGAAATGTAACAGTTAAAAGCTGCAATCCCGATGCGACAACTTCAAAACCAAGAGCAAAGGCGGCATGTGGGGAACTGATAACGATAACGTGAGTACGTACCAGTGGCCGATCAAGAAAAATGTGGGCGATGCGATTAGCGGGCAGTTTTTTTTTCCAATCTCTGAGGGAAAAGAAAGTAAACCCCACTAAcatccatcaccaactcGCCCTCCAAAATCTTGACACCTTGGAACCTCTTCGCTTCAACTCAACAGAGGCACAGAGTCTTGactttctctttctttctatACGAATTCACAAAACTCTCTTCCGACCGACCTAATGAGTGACAACGCTGGAGCCAAGGGCCCTGAGCCTGGCGATCGAGTTGCCATTGGTATTACCTTTGGTAACTCCAACAGTTCCATTGCCTATACTGTTGACGACAAGGCCGAGGTTATTGCCAACGAGGATGGAGGTATGTTCTAGATCGACTTGATTTTCATGAAACTGTGCCCCGTGATACTGTCACTAGGTCACTTGCTAACATTAGCTGCTTGATAGACCGACAAATTCCCACCGTTCTGTCTTACGTTGACGGCGATGAGTACTACGGTGGACAGGCCAAGAACTTCCTCGTTCGCAACCCCGATAACACCATCGCCAACTTCCGAGACTTCCTCGGCCAAGAGTACGCGAACTTCCCGCCACAGCCCCAATTCTGGAACCAAGGACACTGACAAGATGCCTTCAGATTCAAGTCCATCGACCCTACCCACTCTCACGCCTCCGCCCACCCCAAGGATGTTTCCGGTACCGTTGCTTTCTccatcaaggacaagaacgAGGAAGAGACTTCGACAGTTTCTGTTTCAGAGGCCACTACTCGATACCTGCGACGGCTTGTGGGTTCTGCTTCCGACTACCTGGGTAAGAAGGTCACATCCGCCGTTGTTACCGTCCCCACAAACTTCACCGAGAAGCAGCGAGAGGCTCTAATCAAGGCCGCCAACGATGCCGACATCGAGATCCTTCAGCTTATTTCTGACCCTGTCGCCGCTGTTCTGGCTTACGATGCCCGTCCTGaggccaagatcgaggatAAGATTATTGTTGTCGCTGACCTTGGTGGCACTCGCTCGGATGTTGCTGTTATCGCTTCGCGAGGTGGTCTTTACACTATCCTCGCCACTGCTCACGATTACGAATTTGCTGGTGTTCATTTGGATAATGCCCTTATGGACCACTTTGCTAAGGAGTTCCAAAAGAAGCACAACATCGACCCCCGAAACAACACTCGCAGTCTTGCTAAGCTTCGACTCGAGTCTGAGGCTACCAAGCGAGCTCTGAGTCTGGGAAGCAACGCTCAGTTCAGCGTCGAGAGCTTGGCGGATGGTTTCGATTTCTCTGTTACTATCAACAGGATACGATACGAGATGGTTGCCCGCAAGGTTTTCGAGGGCTTCAACCGACTCATCGAGgg
The window above is part of the Fusarium oxysporum f. sp. lycopersici 4287 chromosome 8, whole genome shotgun sequence genome. Proteins encoded here:
- a CDS encoding hypothetical protein (At least one base has a quality score < 10) produces the protein MDTLRCLSGRKSHAMGNLETRGVVLKRQLSDGGIAGVVVGVIVGIALVVLCSYPFIIRRIRRRKQTSLHGPPDTNDPETGEVPATGAPGIDDNQRRLSSQDSFKPSGENTRGGVDGSVKDLDWTAHDGFLQQTNGQGQPDYVPRIDTNLPSYGFGNAQPTANDSIPRSAPFGSDENHHEEYMPQSIGDAPRAVLNGTSADYYSPSVPSEAFGMFSTEEPRPQPERSWSRGSSLRYNLKQMFSRKSTRDQSLNSPTSQSLAEYFEGVPRAQDGSLQRITTAGRPTESPTDMTAPATDSLPVPSSTQALGSPIALPSTLPKGAVQSPPDSPPTTFNFNASQSPPSHPAPGTVNPMDIMPASTETEVWHRNDYQLYVSQSSPNQPPPSAGPATHEGPVDSPSPLTLPPSDPHPQPVPIVHSPTPTQSQIAFKTEEIDDNQDISMSEIPTTNHLSPLPDSSVRHPSYPSDASTPLPGPAFTNPSSLSTPATQLDTPSPHSGTSSDYRHSVSPGNAVSNPSPSNGSHACDEPGCNQVFDQPHKLKHHQRYHTKDHKCPYPNCGKGFGTKTHLQRHVNDRHERKKKFHCAVQGCDYSRQGGKGFPRKDNWKRHMTKIHNMDQRHLPEPVEVDQEMGGT
- a CDS encoding DNA (cytosine-5-)-methyltransferase, with protein sequence MPIERIDLEAQSETDDVLFLSEESSGTFERRRRLSSCTIGDEDTSSHSNTSARLLEQGELELKAMRLLNTTIQAGSFLGVRQFFSGKYLVEFILVKILVRCRSTDAIKIRGTPFLRNRSALAKLPKKPNEVCMLICRDSDTNNEEVTDISPSQVVQVHPLLITNAKYPNFNRKLEVCYAGQGSRRKQVEESLVRVDSSEVSRREYRISNEILRNRWRGTTAKGGSWNPFSGGHHIDLESERSNEGDRSHGQQYTIFDSCSGAGGVSRGALMAGFRVRYALDKAPEVWDTYQANFPGTELYKMSLDQFLSSAQTSHMRVDVLHFSPPCQFFSPAHTHASEHDDANIFALYGCNQLLKKLRPRIITVEQTFGLTHDRHEEYFNGFLGDFTQHGYSIRWRVIRLCTWGAAQDRRRLIIIAAAPGERIPTFPQATHSQEGGNGLLPYNSIGKALRDIRAGDDLHDLDNVHYFDPLRAPYDPERLAGTITTGGGYFYYPDGSRKLTLREYASLQGFPKSHQFLGTKTSIKRQIGNAFPPNTVRVLYKHLEQWLLNEDRMKPFTNNQDAILIEDDSDTPPNLTDDSEDRPRHFPDMMDGNIVETFDIQQHRRGRDPWAVEDMVIDLT
- a CDS encoding exosome complex component RRP40 (At least one base has a quality score < 10) is translated as MASDAVFVLPGDIIDPSLIPSHPKKPLRLGPGLRHVPPNDIVPTLAGQLVTDRQKNAIRVENARGKYTPRVGELVIGTVQRSAADLFYVTLSDYTAPALLPQLSFEGATKKTRPQLTAGALVYARIALANRHMDPEIECVSSSTGKSEGLGPLTGGMLYTVSLGMARRLMMPKSVQEGRVVVLEELGNAGLQFETATGRNGKFWVDSENVKTVIAVGRAVLETDEKRLDVGEQKKLVRKIIKDLS